Proteins encoded in a region of the Sporocytophaga myxococcoides DSM 11118 genome:
- a CDS encoding Crp/Fnr family transcriptional regulator, which translates to MQRLEYFKLFHNISLADYELLTQKIKTKIFRKGDLLTVPGLIQRELYFVKSGIQMSYFDTPNKSHVMAFTYPPNLCAIPDSFSFQIPSKYFLTCLTDSELEYLTYDELQQLFEQSHQIERLFRKMTEAILAGMINRHIELHSMSIEERYKTFCQRSPHLLQLVPHKYIASYLGIDPTNFSKLYNRVKF; encoded by the coding sequence ATGCAACGACTTGAATACTTCAAACTCTTTCACAACATCAGCCTTGCTGACTACGAGTTGCTGACTCAAAAAATTAAAACCAAAATATTCCGAAAAGGAGATCTGTTAACGGTTCCGGGACTAATACAAAGAGAACTATATTTTGTAAAGAGCGGTATTCAGATGTCTTATTTCGACACACCTAATAAATCCCATGTAATGGCTTTCACATACCCACCCAATCTCTGCGCCATACCTGATTCCTTTTCATTTCAGATTCCTTCAAAGTACTTTCTGACTTGCCTCACAGACAGCGAACTGGAGTATCTTACTTATGACGAACTTCAACAATTATTTGAACAATCTCACCAAATAGAGCGTCTCTTCAGAAAAATGACAGAAGCTATCTTAGCTGGGATGATCAACCGTCATATTGAGTTGCACAGCATGAGCATTGAAGAACGCTATAAAACCTTTTGTCAAAGGAGTCCTCATTTACTTCAGTTGGTGCCTCATAAATACATCGCATCGTACCTGGGTATTGATCCTACCAATTTCAGCAAACTTTATAACCGCGTAAAATTCTGA
- a CDS encoding acetyl-CoA hydrolase/transferase family protein produces the protein MNYTTAEEAIKILKSNDRVFIHSVAAAPKILIDAMVKRAGELKNVEIIHMHTEGQADYVKPEYQNSFHLKSLFVGANVREATQSGRADYIPIFLSEIPILFRRKLLPVNIALIQVSPPDRFGYCSLGVSVDTTKAVIETAETVIAQINPNMPRTFGDGLIHFSNFNLLIEHESPIYEAKICPSTEIDKKIGYHVASLIEDGATLQMGIGNIPNAVLASLTNHKRLGVHSEMFSDGLIPLIEKGVVTGEDKIIDRGKVVATFAIGCRRTYDFMDNNPVIKMKEVSYTNDVANIRKNKKVSAINSAIEIDLTGQVCADSIGTKHYSGVGGQIDFIRGASYSEGGKPIIALPSVTSKGESKIVAYLKTGAGVVSTRANVHYIATEYGVVDLFGKSMKERAKLLTSIAHPDHRESLEKKFYERFK, from the coding sequence ATGAATTATACAACAGCTGAAGAAGCAATAAAAATACTTAAAAGCAATGACCGTGTTTTTATTCATAGCGTTGCTGCTGCACCTAAGATTTTAATTGATGCTATGGTTAAAAGAGCTGGAGAGCTGAAGAATGTTGAAATAATTCACATGCATACTGAAGGACAAGCGGATTATGTTAAACCTGAATATCAGAACAGTTTCCATCTAAAGTCCCTTTTTGTCGGAGCCAACGTAAGGGAAGCAACACAAAGTGGAAGAGCCGATTACATCCCTATTTTTCTAAGCGAAATCCCAATTCTATTCAGAAGAAAACTCCTGCCTGTAAATATTGCTCTTATACAGGTATCTCCCCCGGACAGATTTGGATATTGCTCCCTTGGAGTTTCTGTAGACACAACCAAAGCAGTAATAGAAACCGCTGAAACTGTGATAGCCCAGATTAATCCCAATATGCCAAGAACATTTGGTGATGGCCTGATACATTTCAGTAACTTTAATTTATTAATCGAACATGAATCTCCGATTTATGAAGCCAAAATTTGTCCTTCTACTGAAATTGATAAAAAAATAGGATATCATGTAGCATCGCTGATTGAAGATGGAGCTACCCTTCAAATGGGCATTGGTAACATCCCTAATGCAGTTCTGGCGTCCCTTACCAATCATAAAAGACTCGGGGTGCATTCAGAGATGTTCTCTGACGGATTAATTCCTTTAATAGAAAAAGGAGTAGTAACCGGTGAAGATAAAATTATAGACAGAGGAAAAGTGGTGGCTACTTTTGCTATAGGCTGCAGAAGAACTTATGATTTTATGGATAACAATCCAGTGATCAAAATGAAGGAAGTGAGTTATACTAATGATGTTGCCAATATAAGAAAAAACAAAAAAGTATCTGCAATCAATAGCGCAATAGAAATTGATTTGACAGGGCAAGTTTGTGCAGACTCAATAGGCACTAAGCATTACTCAGGTGTAGGAGGTCAGATAGATTTCATAAGGGGTGCATCCTATTCTGAAGGAGGAAAACCCATTATTGCCTTGCCATCAGTAACCTCTAAAGGAGAAAGTAAAATTGTCGCTTACCTTAAAACCGGAGCAGGTGTGGTATCCACAAGAGCCAATGTTCATTATATTGCAACAGAATACGGAGTAGTAGATCTTTTTGGAAAATCAATGAAAGAAAGGGCAAAATTATTAACCAGTATCGCCCACCCTGACCATAGAGAATCGTTGGAAAAGAAATTTTATGAAAGATTTAAATAA